A genomic region of Nostoc sp. UHCC 0702 contains the following coding sequences:
- a CDS encoding bifunctional riboflavin kinase/FAD synthetase: protein MLNLSQNGCSVWVASSTQLALTPTAVALGKFDGVHLGHHRVIQPVLHAGGQLSVGKAQGFAPVQQSNENQQLTTELGGLTNKEHTYSTVVTFHPHPQEFFTGQPRALLTPLDEKVEKLRSLGVEQLVLLPFDKELSALSPEEFVEKILVQQLQCQRISVGQDFCFGKQRRGTARDLQLLAAKYDIPVTIVPLQTYTDTAPSQEIPISTSLIRHSLESGDIKNANLLLGCPYTLIGVVVQGQQLGRTIGFSTANLQLPNNKFIPRQGVYAVRVDILSDTSDTTVAQNLGVMNIGNRPTVNGTESSVEVHLLDWSGDLYGQKLAVQLVEFLRPEHKFPSLEALKTQIQLDCTVAREILTAEC, encoded by the coding sequence GTGCTAAATTTGTCTCAAAATGGATGTTCTGTGTGGGTTGCTTCTTCGACTCAATTGGCTTTAACACCAACTGCTGTGGCTCTTGGCAAGTTTGATGGTGTGCATCTTGGTCATCACAGAGTCATTCAGCCAGTTTTACACGCTGGTGGTCAGTTGTCAGTAGGAAAGGCGCAAGGCTTTGCGCCCGTGCAGCAGTCAAATGAAAATCAACAGCTGACTACTGAGCTTGGAGGACTGACAAATAAAGAACATACATACTCGACAGTTGTCACCTTTCATCCCCACCCACAGGAGTTTTTTACAGGGCAACCCCGTGCTTTGTTAACACCGCTGGATGAAAAAGTTGAAAAATTGCGATCGCTTGGAGTAGAACAACTAGTCCTACTGCCCTTCGACAAGGAATTATCTGCTTTGTCTCCTGAAGAGTTCGTAGAAAAGATTCTAGTGCAACAACTGCAATGTCAGCGAATTAGTGTTGGGCAAGATTTTTGTTTTGGCAAACAGCGCCGTGGTACTGCTAGGGATTTGCAACTACTCGCCGCCAAGTACGATATCCCTGTCACCATTGTTCCGTTACAAACTTATACAGACACTGCTCCCAGCCAGGAGATTCCCATCAGCACTTCATTGATCCGCCATTCCCTAGAAAGTGGTGACATCAAAAATGCTAACCTCCTACTAGGATGCCCCTACACCCTCATTGGCGTTGTCGTTCAAGGTCAACAGCTAGGCAGAACCATTGGTTTTTCTACCGCCAACCTCCAATTACCAAACAACAAGTTTATACCTCGTCAAGGTGTTTATGCTGTGCGCGTTGACATTTTGAGCGACACGTCAGATACTACCGTGGCTCAAAACTTAGGTGTGATGAATATAGGCAATCGTCCTACAGTAAATGGTACTGAATCATCTGTGGAAGTACATCTGTTAGATTGGTCTGGTGATTTGTATGGACAAAAATTGGCTGTGCAGCTAGTCGAATTTTTGCGACCTGAACATAAATTTCCTTCTCTTGAAGCCCTAAAAACACAAATTCAACTTGACTGTACTGTTGCTAGAGAAATTCTCACTGCTGAGTGCTGA
- a CDS encoding MoxR family ATPase — protein sequence MREKIEALTQNLARTIVGKTDTIRLVLVALLGGGHALLEDVPGVGKTLLAKSLARSVDGKFQRLQCTPDLLPTDITGTNIWNPKTGEFTFMSGPVFANVLLADEINRATPRTQSALLEVMEEHQVTVDGVSRTVPQPFFVIATQNPIEYQGTFPLPEAQMDRFMLSLSLGYPSATEELEMLQNLQHGVNVTDLQPCISLAEVQQLRNLCLQVRVDTSLQQYLLELVRATRQDEEVTLGVSPRGTVALQRATQALAFILGRDYAIPDDVKFLVPHVLCHRLIPRGGRSARTVVERLLRSLPIP from the coding sequence ATGAGAGAAAAAATTGAGGCTCTAACACAAAATCTTGCTCGTACTATCGTTGGTAAAACTGATACCATACGCTTAGTACTAGTAGCACTGCTAGGTGGTGGTCATGCTTTGCTAGAAGATGTCCCCGGAGTTGGCAAAACTCTCCTCGCTAAATCTCTAGCTCGTTCAGTTGATGGTAAGTTTCAACGGCTACAATGTACTCCCGATTTATTGCCAACTGACATTACTGGCACTAACATCTGGAATCCAAAAACTGGTGAATTTACTTTTATGTCTGGGCCTGTATTTGCCAATGTACTACTAGCTGATGAAATCAACCGCGCTACACCCCGCACTCAGTCAGCTTTATTGGAAGTCATGGAAGAACATCAGGTGACAGTTGATGGTGTCTCTCGTACAGTTCCCCAACCATTTTTTGTAATTGCCACCCAGAACCCCATAGAATATCAAGGCACTTTTCCCTTACCGGAAGCGCAGATGGATCGGTTTATGTTGTCGTTGAGTTTAGGCTATCCTTCTGCCACAGAAGAACTGGAAATGCTGCAAAATCTCCAGCATGGTGTCAATGTTACAGATTTGCAACCCTGTATTAGCTTGGCAGAAGTACAACAATTGCGTAATCTCTGTTTGCAGGTACGAGTTGATACTTCATTGCAGCAGTACTTGTTGGAATTAGTACGAGCAACAAGGCAGGATGAAGAAGTCACTTTAGGTGTTAGTCCTCGCGGTACTGTGGCACTACAACGGGCTACTCAAGCCTTAGCTTTCATATTAGGGCGCGATTACGCGATTCCTGATGACGTGAAATTTCTTGTACCTCATGTTCTTTGCCATCGCCTCATCCCTAGAGGAGGACGCAGTGCGAGAACTGTTGTTGAGCGATTATTGCGATCGCTTCCCATTCCTTAA
- a CDS encoding type II toxin-antitoxin system RelE/ParE family toxin has protein sequence MQSDDRVLIRFSDEFEEELYRLSKRFRNIRSDVQPIIEQLQQGNFVGDRIGGLGDDYIVYKVRVRNSNIQKGKSAGYRLIYQLESPISILLLTIYSKSDQEDISANEIRGIVTHFYGKEG, from the coding sequence ATGCAGAGTGATGATAGGGTTTTAATTAGATTCTCTGATGAGTTTGAAGAGGAACTTTACAGACTCTCAAAGAGATTTCGCAACATTCGCTCTGATGTTCAACCGATTATCGAGCAATTACAACAAGGGAACTTTGTAGGAGATAGGATTGGCGGTCTTGGTGACGATTATATTGTTTATAAGGTGAGGGTTCGCAACAGTAATATTCAAAAAGGTAAAAGTGCTGGATACCGATTAATTTATCAACTGGAATCCCCTATAAGTATTTTGCTACTAACAATTTATTCCAAGTCTGACCAAGAAGATATTAGTGCAAATGAAATCCGAGGAATTGTAACTCATTTTTATGGAAAGGAAGGTTAA
- a CDS encoding cytochrome C, with product MSNFVKRKFRDRQFKRRPLGLILVILVWSLAMGWLLALATSAHSATPNAEIGTVDVVPAQYQLGQELYLENCSTCHIGLPPGVLPSETWKNLLEDSQHYGTQLKPLINPPRILVWRYLSTFSRTQPPNEETPYRVNNSRYFKALHPKVDLPRPTQISSCVSCHPSASEYNFRRLSPEWEK from the coding sequence ATGTCAAATTTTGTTAAGCGGAAATTTCGCGATCGCCAATTCAAACGCCGTCCCTTAGGATTAATTCTAGTAATTTTAGTTTGGAGTCTGGCTATGGGCTGGCTTCTCGCCTTGGCAACTAGCGCCCACAGTGCCACCCCTAACGCTGAAATTGGCACAGTTGACGTAGTACCTGCACAATACCAGCTAGGGCAAGAATTGTATTTGGAAAACTGCTCTACTTGTCACATTGGTCTGCCACCAGGTGTGCTACCCAGCGAAACTTGGAAAAATCTGCTCGAAGACTCACAGCATTATGGCACACAACTCAAGCCTTTAATCAATCCGCCCCGGATTCTCGTGTGGAGGTATCTTTCGACGTTCTCGCGCACCCAGCCACCAAACGAAGAAACACCATATCGCGTTAACAACTCCCGTTACTTCAAAGCTTTGCACCCCAAAGTTGATTTGCCACGCCCTACACAAATTAGCAGTTGTGTCAGCTGTCATCCCAGCGCCAGTGAATACAACTTCCGCCGCTTAAGTCCGGAGTGGGAGAAGTAG
- the secA gene encoding preprotein translocase subunit SecA, which yields MLKLLLGDPNARKLKKYQPYITDINLLEEDIEKLSDEDLKGKTAEFQQRLAKGETLDDILPEAFAVVREAGRRVLGLRHFDVQLLGGVILHSGQIAEMKTGEGKTLVATLPSYLNALTGKGVHVVTVNDYLARRDAEWMGQVHRFLGLSVGLIQASMTPTERQKNYDCDITYVTNSEVGFDYLRDNMATSMADVVQRPFNYCVIDEVDSILIDEARTPLIISGQVERPTEKYLQAAEIALTLKKDEHYDVDEKARNVLLTDEGFAEAENLLNVTDLFNPDDPWAHFVFNAIKAKELFLKDVNYIVRNGEVVIVDEFTGRVLPGRRWSDGLHQAIEAKEHVEIQPETQTLATITYQNLFLLYPKLGGMTGTAKTEEPEFEKIYKLEVAVIPTNRPRNREDLSDMVFKTEAGKWGAIAQECAQMHQLGRPVLVGTTSVEKSELLSRLLKQMAIPHELLNARPENVEREAEIVAQAGRRGAVTIATNMAGRGTDIILGGNSEYMARLKLREYFMPRIVMPEDEDVFGVQRAAGLPTGHGGGQGFVPGTKVKTWKASPEIFPTKLSKETEQLLKEAVESAVREYGERSLPELEAEDKVAVAAEKAPIDDPVIQQLRQAYNQVKHEYEEFTSREHDEVVELGGLHVIGTERHESRRIDNQLRGRAGRQGDPGSTRFFLSLEDNLLRIFGGDRVAGLMNAFQVEEDMPIESGMLTRSLEGAQKKVETYYYDIRKQVFEYDEVMNNQRRAIYAERRRVLEGQDLKEQVIKYAEKTMDDIVDYYINPDLPSEEWELEKLVEKVKEFVYLLADLQATQLEDMAVTEIKAFLHEQVRIAYDLKEAQIDQIQPGLMRQAERFFILQRIDTLWREHLQQMDALRESVGLRGYGQKDPLIEYKSEGYELFLDMMTNIRRDVVYSLFMFQPQPQPVVQTSSEVV from the coding sequence ATGCTAAAACTCTTGTTGGGCGATCCCAACGCTCGTAAGCTGAAAAAATATCAACCTTACATCACGGACATTAACCTCTTAGAGGAAGACATTGAAAAGCTTTCTGATGAGGATTTAAAAGGCAAAACAGCAGAGTTTCAACAGCGGCTTGCCAAAGGCGAAACCCTTGATGATATCCTGCCGGAAGCCTTTGCTGTGGTAAGAGAAGCAGGAAGGCGAGTCTTAGGATTGCGGCATTTTGATGTCCAACTGTTAGGCGGTGTAATTCTGCACTCTGGGCAAATTGCGGAAATGAAAACTGGGGAAGGTAAAACCCTGGTTGCCACATTACCGAGTTATTTAAATGCCCTGACTGGTAAAGGCGTACACGTAGTCACAGTGAACGATTACCTGGCTCGTCGGGACGCGGAATGGATGGGACAGGTGCATCGCTTTTTGGGGTTGAGTGTGGGGCTGATTCAAGCCAGCATGACTCCCACTGAACGCCAGAAAAACTATGACTGCGATATTACTTATGTCACCAACAGTGAGGTAGGCTTTGACTACCTGCGGGATAACATGGCAACATCAATGGCTGATGTGGTGCAACGCCCGTTTAACTATTGTGTGATTGACGAAGTAGACTCAATTTTAATTGATGAGGCACGGACACCGCTAATTATTTCCGGACAGGTAGAAAGACCTACGGAAAAATATTTGCAAGCAGCCGAAATCGCACTGACGCTGAAAAAAGATGAACATTACGATGTAGATGAAAAAGCTCGTAACGTGCTGTTGACAGACGAAGGTTTTGCAGAAGCAGAAAATCTTTTAAACGTCACAGATTTATTTAACCCAGATGATCCTTGGGCGCACTTCGTTTTCAATGCCATTAAAGCCAAAGAATTGTTCCTCAAGGATGTTAACTACATCGTCCGCAACGGGGAAGTGGTAATTGTAGATGAATTTACCGGGCGGGTATTGCCAGGACGACGCTGGAGTGATGGCTTGCACCAGGCAATTGAAGCCAAAGAACATGTAGAAATTCAGCCAGAAACTCAAACTTTAGCGACAATTACTTATCAAAACCTGTTCTTGCTTTATCCTAAATTGGGTGGTATGACGGGAACGGCAAAGACAGAAGAACCAGAGTTTGAAAAAATTTACAAACTGGAAGTTGCTGTAATTCCTACCAACAGACCAAGAAACCGCGAAGACTTGTCTGATATGGTGTTTAAGACAGAAGCAGGCAAGTGGGGCGCGATCGCTCAAGAATGTGCCCAAATGCACCAACTTGGCAGACCAGTATTAGTAGGAACCACTAGTGTAGAAAAATCTGAACTTCTCAGTCGGCTGCTGAAGCAAATGGCAATTCCCCATGAATTGCTCAATGCCAGACCGGAAAACGTGGAACGGGAAGCGGAAATTGTCGCCCAGGCAGGACGGCGAGGTGCTGTCACCATTGCGACCAACATGGCTGGACGAGGTACAGACATCATCCTCGGTGGTAACTCCGAATACATGGCGCGTCTGAAGCTGCGGGAATACTTTATGCCGCGAATTGTGATGCCAGAAGACGAAGATGTGTTTGGCGTACAAAGAGCTGCGGGATTACCCACAGGACACGGTGGCGGTCAAGGCTTTGTACCTGGCACAAAAGTTAAAACCTGGAAAGCTTCACCAGAAATTTTCCCCACTAAACTTTCAAAAGAAACAGAACAGTTATTGAAAGAAGCTGTGGAATCTGCGGTACGGGAGTATGGTGAGCGCAGTCTACCAGAATTGGAAGCAGAAGATAAGGTAGCTGTGGCAGCAGAAAAAGCTCCCATCGATGACCCTGTGATTCAGCAATTGCGGCAAGCTTACAACCAAGTTAAGCACGAGTACGAAGAATTTACTAGCCGCGAACATGACGAGGTTGTGGAATTAGGCGGTTTGCACGTAATTGGTACAGAACGCCACGAATCACGACGCATTGACAATCAGTTGCGGGGACGTGCAGGAAGGCAAGGCGACCCTGGTTCGACAAGATTCTTCCTCAGTTTAGAGGATAACTTGTTGCGGATTTTCGGTGGCGATCGCGTGGCTGGATTGATGAATGCTTTCCAAGTCGAAGAAGATATGCCCATTGAGTCGGGTATGCTTACCCGCAGTTTGGAAGGCGCACAGAAAAAAGTTGAAACCTACTACTACGACATCCGTAAGCAGGTGTTTGAGTACGACGAGGTGATGAACAACCAACGTCGCGCCATCTACGCGGAACGTCGCCGCGTGTTGGAAGGTCAAGACTTGAAAGAACAGGTGATTAAATACGCTGAAAAAACGATGGATGACATCGTTGATTACTACATCAACCCAGATTTACCCTCGGAAGAGTGGGAATTAGAAAAGTTGGTGGAGAAAGTCAAAGAATTTGTCTATTTGTTAGCAGACTTGCAGGCTACTCAGTTAGAGGATATGGCTGTTACAGAAATTAAAGCTTTCCTCCACGAACAGGTGCGAATTGCTTACGACCTCAAAGAAGCGCAAATTGACCAGATTCAGCCGGGACTGATGCGCCAAGCTGAACGCTTCTTTATCTTGCAACGAATTGATACTCTGTGGCGGGAACACCTGCAACAAATGGATGCTTTGCGCGAGTCTGTCGGTTTGCGTGGTTATGGGCAAAAAGACCCGCTGATTGAGTATAAGAGTGAGGGATATGAGTTGTTCTTGGATATGATGACTAATATCCGCCGAGATGTGGTGTATTCGTTGTTTATGTTCCAGCCTCAGCCTCAGCCGGTGGTGCAAACATCATCTGAGGTGGTGTAA
- a CDS encoding aspartate aminotransferase produces MSLDWIVPAERVQKLPPYVFARLDELKAKAREQGLDLIDLGMGNPDGATPQPVVEAAIAALQNPANHGYPPFEGTASFRRAITDWYRRRYDVVLDPDSEALPLLGSKEGLTHLAIAYINPGDLVLVPSPAYPAHFRGPVIAGGKVHSLILKPENNWLIDLAAIPDEVAEQAKILYFNYPSNPTAATAPREFFEEIVAFARKYEILLVHDLCYAELAFDGYQPTSLLEIPGAKEIGVEFHTLSKTYNMAGWRVGFVVGNRHVIQGLRTLKTNLDYGIFAALQTAAETALQLPDIYLHEVQQRYRTRRDFLIQGLGQLGWDIPKTKATMYLWVKCPVGMGSTDFALDVLQQTGVVVTPGNAFGVAGEGYVRISLIADCDRLGEALHRFKQAGICYQPEVLVSASE; encoded by the coding sequence ATGAGTTTGGATTGGATTGTCCCAGCAGAACGCGTACAAAAACTGCCACCTTATGTATTTGCCCGTCTGGACGAACTTAAGGCCAAGGCACGGGAACAAGGACTAGATTTAATTGACTTGGGCATGGGAAACCCCGATGGTGCCACACCACAACCAGTGGTAGAAGCGGCGATCGCTGCTTTACAAAATCCCGCCAATCACGGTTATCCCCCATTTGAAGGCACCGCAAGTTTTCGCCGTGCCATCACTGACTGGTATCGTCGCCGCTATGATGTTGTTCTCGATCCCGATAGTGAAGCTTTGCCGCTACTCGGTTCCAAAGAAGGGTTAACTCATCTGGCGATCGCTTATATTAACCCAGGCGATTTAGTACTGGTTCCTTCTCCCGCTTACCCCGCCCATTTTCGCGGCCCGGTAATTGCTGGGGGCAAAGTCCACAGCTTGATTCTCAAACCAGAAAATAACTGGTTAATTGATTTAGCCGCCATTCCTGACGAAGTTGCCGAACAAGCCAAAATTCTCTATTTCAACTATCCCAGCAATCCCACCGCCGCCACCGCCCCCCGCGAATTCTTTGAAGAAATCGTCGCCTTCGCCCGGAAATATGAAATTCTACTGGTGCATGACTTATGTTATGCCGAGTTAGCTTTTGATGGTTATCAACCAACTAGCTTGTTAGAAATTCCCGGTGCGAAAGAAATTGGTGTGGAATTTCACACGTTATCTAAAACCTATAATATGGCTGGTTGGCGTGTGGGTTTTGTGGTGGGTAATCGCCATGTAATTCAAGGTTTGCGGACACTCAAAACCAATTTGGATTATGGAATTTTTGCTGCCTTGCAAACAGCAGCAGAAACAGCTTTGCAACTGCCAGATATTTATTTACATGAGGTACAACAACGCTATCGTACCCGCCGTGATTTCCTGATTCAAGGCTTAGGACAATTGGGTTGGGATATTCCCAAAACCAAAGCCACAATGTATCTTTGGGTGAAATGTCCTGTTGGCATGGGTTCAACAGATTTCGCCCTTGATGTCTTGCAGCAAACAGGTGTTGTTGTGACTCCAGGTAATGCCTTTGGAGTTGCGGGAGAAGGATATGTCAGAATCAGTTTGATTGCCGACTGCGATCGCTTGGGTGAGGCTTTGCATCGCTTCAAGCAAGCTGGTATCTGCTATCAGCCTGAAGTTCTTGTCTCTGCTTCAGAATAG
- a CDS encoding iron-containing alcohol dehydrogenase family protein codes for MDNQLISTKTLSTQTSSSLFTLAVAPAKVIRGFGVLQETAAEIARLGSRPLIVAGRTLAIAQESLQPILEKQQLQIAQADYGADCCEASLKSLRKAAKEHKADVIIGVGGGKAMDTAKLVAHQLELPVVTIPTSAATCAAWSALSNVYSPQGAFIYDVALSRCPDLLILDYDLIQTAPQRTLVAGIGDAIAKWYEASVSSGHLQQTLIISAVQQARVLRDILLQKSTAALEQPGSEVWQEVVDATVLLAGVIGGLGGAQCRTVAAHAVHNGLTHIAGHGSIHGEKVAYGILVQLRLEEMIQGNQLAATARQQLLKFYAEIGLPQKLSDLGLGNITLSELQTAAEIALAPNSDIHRLPFKVALEQLMAAMVSTTAPTDSRDTTSRVLTRGISDEVEE; via the coding sequence ATGGATAATCAATTAATTTCTACTAAAACTTTGTCTACTCAAACCTCTAGTTCTTTATTTACGCTTGCGGTTGCCCCAGCAAAAGTCATTCGTGGTTTTGGTGTGTTGCAGGAAACAGCAGCAGAAATTGCTCGTTTGGGAAGTCGTCCCTTAATTGTGGCAGGCCGGACTCTTGCCATTGCCCAAGAAAGTTTGCAACCAATTTTAGAAAAACAACAGTTGCAAATTGCCCAAGCTGATTATGGCGCAGATTGCTGTGAAGCAAGTCTGAAATCTTTAAGGAAAGCAGCCAAGGAACATAAAGCCGATGTAATTATCGGTGTTGGTGGCGGCAAAGCAATGGATACTGCTAAATTAGTCGCTCATCAATTAGAGTTGCCAGTGGTGACAATTCCCACCTCAGCGGCTACCTGTGCGGCTTGGAGTGCCCTTTCAAATGTATATTCCCCACAGGGGGCATTTATCTATGATGTGGCGCTGTCTCGCTGTCCAGATTTATTGATCCTCGATTACGACTTGATTCAAACCGCACCACAACGTACATTAGTGGCTGGTATTGGGGATGCGATCGCTAAGTGGTACGAAGCTTCAGTTAGCAGCGGGCATTTACAACAAACTCTGATTATTTCCGCAGTCCAACAAGCGCGAGTTTTGCGAGATATTTTATTGCAAAAGTCAACTGCTGCCCTAGAACAGCCAGGTAGTGAGGTTTGGCAAGAAGTCGTAGATGCCACCGTTTTATTAGCTGGGGTAATTGGGGGATTAGGTGGGGCGCAGTGTCGTACCGTTGCAGCCCATGCTGTACACAACGGTTTAACCCACATCGCAGGACATGGTAGTATCCACGGCGAAAAAGTCGCCTACGGTATTTTGGTGCAACTGCGTTTAGAAGAAATGATTCAAGGCAATCAACTAGCAGCAACTGCACGGCAGCAGTTATTGAAGTTTTACGCAGAGATTGGATTGCCGCAAAAATTAAGTGATTTGGGATTGGGCAACATCACATTAAGCGAGTTGCAAACAGCCGCTGAAATTGCCTTAGCTCCCAATTCTGACATTCATCGTCTACCATTTAAAGTCGCATTAGAACAGTTAATGGCAGCGATGGTTTCTACTACCGCACCCACAGATAGTAGAGACACCACAAGTCGAGTGTTGACAAGGGGAATAAGTGACGAGGTTGAGGAATGA
- a CDS encoding Ycf51 family protein: MFTTAEFLQYTQWSGIATVVFAALAVLAFIFKWGIRFRLVGTTGFMLVLTGGLFALSLVPLSRTVIPGAVKYTLVYDNGATQAVIATSPQISPTQLEATLRQAASNLYSYGRLGSRRDNYLTIRARTLIHPEPGVSVPLYLGQIKRTLATREDPQISVEIYPEKFAQLPKPTA; the protein is encoded by the coding sequence ATGTTTACAACAGCTGAGTTTCTTCAATACACCCAATGGTCGGGTATTGCTACGGTGGTATTTGCTGCTTTAGCAGTCCTGGCTTTTATTTTCAAATGGGGCATCCGCTTTCGGCTGGTAGGTACGACTGGCTTTATGCTGGTGCTGACGGGTGGGTTATTTGCACTCTCATTGGTTCCTTTAAGCCGCACTGTAATTCCAGGAGCAGTGAAATATACTCTAGTTTATGACAATGGAGCAACACAAGCAGTAATTGCTACATCACCCCAGATTTCACCCACACAATTAGAGGCTACTCTGCGTCAAGCAGCTAGTAATCTATATTCTTATGGTCGCTTAGGTTCACGGAGAGACAATTATCTAACGATTCGTGCCCGTACTCTCATACACCCAGAACCCGGTGTTTCTGTACCACTTTACTTGGGTCAAATCAAGCGAACACTGGCCACGCGTGAAGATCCACAAATCTCAGTTGAGATTTACCCAGAAAAATTTGCTCAGTTGCCAAAACCCACTGCTTAA
- a CDS encoding type II toxin-antitoxin system HicB family antitoxin — protein MMKYKGYEAVVEFDAEAEIFHGEVINIRDVITFQGSSVSELKQAFYDSVDDYLDFCKERGEEPDKPFSGKFMVRINPELHKKIVIKAKKEGQSLNSIVEKSLCLYVS, from the coding sequence ATGATGAAATATAAAGGATACGAAGCAGTTGTAGAATTTGATGCTGAGGCAGAAATTTTTCATGGAGAAGTAATAAATATTCGGGATGTGATTACTTTTCAAGGTAGTAGTGTAAGCGAGCTAAAGCAAGCTTTTTATGATTCAGTAGATGATTATTTAGATTTCTGTAAAGAACGGGGTGAAGAGCCTGATAAACCATTCTCAGGTAAGTTTATGGTAAGAATCAACCCCGAATTACACAAAAAAATTGTAATTAAAGCTAAGAAAGAGGGACAAAGCCTTAACTCAATAGTTGAAAAAAGCTTGTGTCTGTACGTTAGCTAA
- a CDS encoding type II toxin-antitoxin system HicA family toxin, translating into MELNSRHQKTLDAIFRDPIRSNIPWNDIEAMLIALGAEVSQGRGSRVRFALNDIRATFHRPHPEKETDKGAVKSMRRFLLEAGIKEAKTDNDEI; encoded by the coding sequence ATGGAACTTAACAGTAGGCATCAAAAAACTCTTGATGCCATTTTTCGAGACCCTATCAGATCCAATATCCCTTGGAATGATATTGAGGCTATGCTAATTGCCCTTGGTGCTGAGGTATCCCAAGGAAGAGGATCAAGAGTTAGATTTGCTCTTAATGATATAAGAGCTACATTTCACAGACCGCATCCCGAAAAAGAAACTGATAAAGGGGCTGTTAAGTCTATGCGTCGTTTCTTATTAGAAGCGGGTATTAAAGAAGCAAAGACAGATAATGATGAAATATAA
- a CDS encoding O-antigen ligase family protein codes for MLGASLKLAFYHPHPDLQTPWNCLQIGLLIFPLSPFLGAVSIILAAFITWLRRNRTIISLPLNWGFALWSVLLFVSAGFAYEKTEAFLGLFNLFPFFLVFIGLSALIQTITQLRHIAWILVISSMPLVIMGFGQMFLGWTLKLQFLWIVLDWAIAPGGDPPGRMAGIFMHANTFAAYLGIVFTLGLGLWLEQWRLGTRYWRLGIGDWVLGMWKRFSKFLFPSPQSSVPSRQSPVASPQSPVPILFLTVAVISNFIALILTNSRNGWAIAIVACLAYALYQGWRLLVGSVVGVVASVLLAAFAPSSVAQIFRQVVPAFFWARLNDDMYPDRPVALMRKTQWEFAWSLTQQHPWTGWGLRNFTALYKAQMQIDLGHPHNLFLMLSAETGLPSTLLFFGFLAWVLFASVQLLRKSNYIPSEDRLIFFSYVVVFINWLLFNTVDVTLFDFRLNTLSWLLLAAICGIVHHYQRHEKFITDKN; via the coding sequence ATCTTGGGAGCCAGCTTGAAGTTAGCTTTTTACCATCCCCACCCTGATTTACAAACACCTTGGAATTGCCTGCAAATTGGGCTGCTGATTTTTCCATTGAGTCCGTTTTTGGGGGCTGTCAGTATAATTCTTGCAGCCTTTATCACTTGGCTGCGAAGAAACCGTACAATTATCAGCCTCCCCCTCAATTGGGGATTTGCCCTTTGGAGTGTTTTACTATTCGTTTCTGCCGGGTTTGCCTATGAAAAAACAGAGGCTTTCCTGGGCTTATTTAATTTATTTCCGTTTTTCTTAGTTTTTATTGGTTTAAGTGCTTTAATTCAAACAATCACCCAATTACGCCATATAGCTTGGATTTTAGTTATAAGTTCGATGCCATTAGTGATTATGGGCTTCGGGCAGATGTTTTTGGGTTGGACTTTGAAATTACAGTTTTTGTGGATTGTGTTAGATTGGGCGATCGCACCTGGAGGAGATCCACCAGGGCGCATGGCTGGAATCTTCATGCACGCCAACACCTTTGCAGCTTATCTAGGGATTGTCTTTACCCTAGGTTTAGGCTTGTGGCTAGAACAATGGCGATTGGGGACTAGGTATTGGCGATTGGGTATTGGGGATTGGGTATTAGGGATGTGGAAGAGATTTTCCAAGTTTCTATTCCCCAGTCCTCAGTCCTCAGTCCCCAGTCGCCAGTCCCCAGTCGCCAGTCCCCAGTCCCCAGTACCCATCCTCTTTTTAACCGTCGCAGTAATTAGCAATTTTATCGCTTTGATTTTAACTAATTCGCGCAATGGGTGGGCGATCGCTATAGTTGCCTGTTTGGCTTATGCACTTTACCAAGGTTGGCGTCTGCTTGTGGGTAGTGTCGTTGGTGTCGTGGCTAGCGTCCTTTTGGCAGCTTTCGCCCCCTCATCAGTAGCTCAAATTTTTCGTCAGGTTGTTCCTGCTTTCTTTTGGGCGCGGTTAAACGACGATATGTATCCAGATAGACCAGTCGCCCTAATGCGGAAAACTCAGTGGGAGTTTGCCTGGTCTTTGACTCAGCAACATCCTTGGACAGGTTGGGGTTTACGTAATTTCACAGCACTTTATAAAGCACAAATGCAAATTGACTTGGGTCATCCCCACAACTTGTTTTTGATGCTATCTGCTGAAACTGGTTTACCCAGTACTTTGTTATTTTTTGGCTTTCTTGCTTGGGTTTTATTTGCCAGTGTCCAACTTTTGCGGAAATCAAACTATATACCTTCAGAAGATAGATTAATATTTTTTAGTTATGTTGTAGTCTTTATCAATTGGTTGCTATTCAATACAGTAGATGTAACTCTATTCGATTTCCGTTTGAATACACTCTCCTGGTTACTTTTGGCTGCTATTTGTGGAATAGTTCATCACTATCAACGACACGAAAAATTCATAACTGATAAAAATTAA